The following are encoded together in the Cryptosporangium aurantiacum genome:
- the pafA gene encoding Pup--protein ligase, with protein sequence MERRILGLETEYGVTCTYRGQRRLSPDEVARYLFRRVVSWGRSSNVFLRNGSRLYLDVGSHPEYATPECDSLVDLVTHDRAGERILEGLAVDAEKRLRDEGIAGDIFLFKNNTDSAGNSYGCHENYSVLRRGEFGRLAEVMVPFLVTRQLICGAGKVLQTPRGAVFCLSQRAEHIWEGVSSATTRSRPIINTRDEPHADAERFRRLHVIVGDSNMNEVTTLLKVGSADLVLRMIEAGITMKDLTLENPIRAIREISHDITGRRKVRLSDGRELSALDIQHEYLARATEFVEHKGGDQAAKRVIELWGRVLSAIESGDPGSLSREIDWVSKYTLIERYRAKHGLALSHPRIAQLDLAYHDIRRGRGLHTLLEKRKQVDRVTSDLRIFEAKDRPPQTTRARLRGEFIRRAQEKRRDFTVDWVHLKLNDQAQRTVLCKDPFQAYDERVDRLIESM encoded by the coding sequence ATGGAGCGGCGCATTCTCGGTCTCGAGACCGAGTACGGAGTCACGTGCACCTACCGGGGCCAGCGGCGTCTCTCGCCGGACGAGGTCGCGCGGTACCTGTTCCGCCGGGTGGTGTCCTGGGGACGCAGCAGCAACGTCTTCCTCCGCAACGGATCCCGTCTCTACCTCGACGTCGGCTCACACCCCGAGTACGCGACACCCGAGTGCGACTCCCTCGTCGACCTCGTCACCCACGACCGTGCGGGCGAGCGCATCCTCGAAGGCCTGGCCGTCGACGCCGAGAAGCGCCTGCGCGACGAGGGCATTGCGGGTGACATCTTCCTGTTCAAGAACAACACCGATTCGGCGGGCAACTCCTACGGCTGCCACGAGAACTACTCGGTGTTGCGGCGCGGGGAGTTCGGGCGGCTCGCCGAGGTGATGGTTCCCTTCTTGGTGACCCGTCAGCTGATCTGCGGCGCCGGGAAGGTACTGCAGACGCCGCGCGGGGCCGTGTTCTGCCTGTCGCAGCGCGCCGAGCACATCTGGGAAGGTGTCTCGAGTGCCACCACGCGCAGCCGGCCGATCATCAACACCCGCGACGAGCCGCACGCCGACGCCGAACGCTTCCGGCGTCTGCACGTGATCGTCGGCGACTCGAACATGAACGAGGTCACCACGCTGCTCAAGGTCGGCAGCGCGGACCTCGTGCTGCGGATGATCGAGGCCGGGATCACGATGAAGGACCTCACGCTGGAGAACCCGATCCGGGCTATTCGCGAGATCAGCCACGACATCACCGGACGACGCAAGGTCCGGCTGTCCGACGGCCGGGAGCTCAGCGCGCTCGACATCCAGCACGAGTACCTCGCCAGGGCGACCGAATTCGTCGAGCACAAGGGAGGCGACCAGGCCGCCAAGCGGGTCATCGAACTCTGGGGCCGCGTGCTCAGCGCGATCGAGAGCGGCGATCCCGGCTCGTTGTCCCGGGAGATCGATTGGGTGTCGAAGTACACGCTGATCGAGCGCTACCGGGCCAAGCACGGCCTAGCGCTGTCGCACCCGCGGATCGCCCAGCTCGACCTGGCCTATCACGACATCCGGCGTGGCCGCGGTCTGCACACGCTGCTGGAGAAGCGCAAGCAGGTCGATCGTGTCACCAGTGATCTGAGGATTTTCGAGGCGAAGGATAGGCCGCCGCAGACCACCCGGGCGCGGTTGCGCGGCGAGTTCATCCGGCGTGCTCAGGAGAAGCGCCGCGACTTCACCGTCGACTGGGTCCACCTCAAGCTCAACGACCAGGCGCAGCGCACCGTGCTGTGCAAGGACCCATTCCAGGCCTACGACGAGCGGGTGGACCGCCTCATCGAGAGCATGTGA
- a CDS encoding mycofactocin-coupled SDR family oxidoreductase, protein MAGRVQGKVAFVTGAARGQGRSHALRLAAEGADIIAIDICEDIETNHYPLATTADLEETARLVEKLDRRVVIVKADVRERSQVFDAVRRGVAELGRLDIVVANAGICPLGGDVPPQGFLDAVSVDLIGVINAVEAAFPHLTAGASIICTGSVAGLAPGGTDNPENGPGGAGYSHAKRGVARFVHDAALQFAPHSIRVNAVHPTNVDTDMLQSAPMYKIFRPDLENPTREDAELAFPAMQPMPIPYVEPGDISNAVLFLASDESRYVTGLQLKVDAGALLAGTNSGAPA, encoded by the coding sequence CCGCGGAAGGCGCGGACATCATCGCCATCGATATCTGCGAGGACATCGAGACGAACCACTATCCGCTGGCCACCACGGCAGACCTGGAGGAGACCGCCCGGCTGGTCGAGAAACTCGACCGCCGTGTGGTCATCGTCAAGGCTGACGTACGCGAACGGTCCCAGGTCTTCGACGCCGTCCGCCGCGGCGTCGCCGAGCTCGGGCGCCTCGACATCGTCGTCGCCAACGCCGGCATCTGCCCGCTGGGCGGCGACGTTCCGCCGCAGGGATTCCTCGACGCGGTCAGCGTCGATCTGATCGGCGTCATCAACGCGGTCGAGGCGGCCTTTCCGCACCTGACCGCAGGGGCGTCGATCATCTGCACAGGCTCCGTCGCGGGTCTCGCGCCAGGTGGGACCGACAACCCCGAGAACGGTCCCGGCGGCGCCGGTTACTCGCACGCGAAGCGTGGGGTCGCTCGCTTCGTGCACGACGCGGCCCTGCAGTTCGCGCCGCACTCGATCCGCGTCAACGCGGTCCATCCCACGAACGTGGACACCGACATGCTGCAGAGCGCGCCGATGTACAAGATCTTCCGCCCCGACCTGGAGAACCCCACCCGGGAGGACGCCGAGCTGGCGTTTCCTGCGATGCAGCCGATGCCGATTCCCTACGTCGAACCCGGCGACATCAGCAACGCAGTGCTCTTCCTGGCCTCCGACGAGTCACGGTACGTCACCGGACTCCAGCTGAAGGTCGACGCCGGCGCGCTGCTCGCCGGGACCAACTCCGGCGCCCCGGCCTGA